A genomic region of Methylobacterium durans contains the following coding sequences:
- a CDS encoding RidA family protein: MSSVKERLERLGLTLPKAAAPVANYVPFVRTGNLVVISGQICFGPDGKLAPEHTGKLGAEVPAEAGIAAARLCALNVLAQLEAAVGDLDHAVARCVRLGGFINAVPSFSGLAPIMNGASDLMVEVLGDRGRHARSTVGVAELPLDAAVEVEAMFEVA, from the coding sequence ATGAGTTCGGTGAAGGAACGTCTGGAGCGCCTGGGTCTCACCCTGCCGAAGGCCGCGGCGCCGGTCGCGAACTACGTGCCCTTCGTGCGCACGGGCAACCTCGTCGTCATCTCGGGCCAGATCTGCTTCGGGCCGGACGGCAAGCTCGCCCCCGAGCACACGGGCAAGCTCGGCGCCGAGGTCCCGGCCGAGGCCGGCATCGCCGCGGCCCGCCTCTGCGCCCTCAACGTGCTGGCGCAGCTCGAGGCGGCGGTGGGCGACCTCGACCACGCGGTCGCCCGCTGCGTGCGCCTCGGCGGCTTCATCAACGCGGTGCCGAGCTTTTCCGGCCTCGCCCCGATCATGAACGGCGCCTCGGACCTGATGGTGGAGGTGCTGGGCGACCGCGGGCGCCATGCCCGCTCGACGGTGGGCGTCGCCGAGCTGCCCCTCGACGCGGCGGTCGAGGTCGAGGCGATGTTCGAGGTCGCCTGA